One Mycolicibacterium pulveris genomic region harbors:
- a CDS encoding acyl-CoA dehydrogenase family protein, producing the protein MAINLELPKKLEAVIEKAHQGAAEMLRPISRKWDLREHEYPVELDTLATLFEGISEAKTIAFAGAEAFREGDEPKDANHNGANMSAVLNVMEISWGDVALMLSVPRQGLGNAAINSVATPEQLERLGKDVWAAMAITEPGFGSDSAAVSTTATLDGDEYVINGEKIFVTAGSRATHIVVWATLDKSKGRAAIKSFIVPRAHPGVTVERLEDKLGIKASDTAVIRFDNVRIPKDNLLGSPEINVDKGFAGVMETFDNTRPVVAAMAVGIARAALEEVRKILTEAGIEISYDKPSHAQSAPAAEFLRMESDWEAAYLLMVRSAWQADNDIPNSKEASMGKAKAGRVASDITLKAVELAGTVGYSEQTLLEKWARDSKILDIFEGTQQIQLLVVARRLLGLSSAELK; encoded by the coding sequence ATGGCAATCAATCTGGAACTGCCGAAGAAGCTCGAGGCGGTCATCGAGAAGGCGCATCAGGGCGCCGCCGAGATGCTGCGGCCGATCTCGCGCAAATGGGATCTTCGCGAACACGAATACCCCGTCGAACTCGACACCCTGGCCACCCTCTTCGAGGGCATCTCGGAGGCCAAGACCATCGCGTTCGCCGGCGCCGAGGCCTTCCGCGAGGGCGACGAGCCCAAGGACGCCAACCACAACGGCGCCAACATGTCCGCGGTGCTCAACGTGATGGAGATCAGTTGGGGCGACGTGGCTTTGATGCTGTCGGTGCCGCGCCAGGGTCTCGGCAACGCCGCGATCAACAGCGTGGCCACCCCCGAACAGCTCGAGCGGCTCGGCAAGGACGTCTGGGCGGCGATGGCCATCACCGAGCCGGGCTTCGGCTCCGACTCGGCGGCGGTGTCGACGACGGCGACGCTCGACGGTGACGAGTACGTGATCAACGGCGAGAAGATCTTCGTCACCGCCGGCTCCCGGGCCACGCACATCGTGGTGTGGGCGACGCTGGACAAGTCGAAGGGCCGCGCGGCGATCAAGTCGTTCATCGTGCCGCGCGCGCATCCCGGTGTCACCGTCGAGCGTCTCGAGGACAAGCTGGGCATCAAGGCCTCTGACACGGCGGTGATCCGGTTCGACAACGTCCGGATCCCGAAGGACAACCTGCTCGGTAGCCCGGAAATCAACGTGGACAAGGGTTTTGCCGGGGTGATGGAGACCTTCGACAACACCCGTCCCGTCGTCGCCGCGATGGCCGTCGGCATCGCCCGGGCGGCGTTGGAGGAAGTGCGCAAGATCCTCACCGAGGCGGGCATCGAGATCTCCTACGACAAGCCCTCGCACGCACAGAGCGCACCGGCCGCGGAGTTCCTGCGGATGGAATCCGACTGGGAGGCCGCCTATCTGTTGATGGTGCGCTCGGCGTGGCAGGCCGACAACGACATTCCCAACTCCAAGGAAGCGTCGATGGGCAAGGCCAAGGCCGGCCGCGTCGCCAGCGACATCACCCTCAAAGCCGTCGAATTGGCAGGCACCGTGGGCTATTCGGAGCAGACCCTGCTGGAGAAGTGGGCCCGCGACTCCAAGATTCTCGACATCTTCGAGGGCACACAGCAGATCCAGCTTCTGGTGGTGGCGCGCCGCCTACTGGGCCTGTCCTCCGCCGAACTGAAGTAA
- a CDS encoding esterase family protein has translation MSFFDKIRGPWARRFAVAAVAAAVLPGVVGLTGNSATAGAFSRPGLPVEYLMVPSPSMGRDIKVQFQPGGPHAVYMLDGLRARDDYNGWDMETQAFEWYYDSGLAVVMPVGGQSSFYSDWYRPACGNNGCQTYKWETFLTSELPQWLSANKGISTTGNAAVGLSMSGNSAIILSVYHPDQFIYAGALSAFLNPSEGSWPFLINMAMGDAGGFEANDMWGPTEDPNSAWVRNDPMLQIPKIVANGTRLWVYCGNGTPNELGGANLPAEFLEGLTIRTNLTFRDNYIAAGGNNGVFNFPPYGTHSWEYWGQQLREMKPDLQAHLGAA, from the coding sequence ATGAGCTTCTTTGACAAGATCCGTGGCCCATGGGCCCGTCGGTTCGCGGTGGCCGCGGTCGCGGCGGCCGTGCTCCCCGGCGTGGTGGGTCTGACCGGAAACTCCGCCACCGCCGGAGCGTTCTCCCGGCCCGGCCTGCCGGTCGAGTACCTGATGGTGCCGTCACCATCGATGGGCCGCGACATCAAGGTCCAATTCCAGCCGGGCGGGCCGCACGCGGTGTACATGCTCGACGGTCTGCGGGCTCGCGACGACTACAACGGCTGGGACATGGAGACCCAGGCGTTCGAGTGGTACTACGACTCGGGTCTCGCCGTGGTCATGCCGGTCGGCGGACAGTCCAGCTTCTACAGCGACTGGTACCGGCCGGCCTGCGGCAACAACGGCTGCCAGACCTACAAGTGGGAGACGTTCCTGACCAGCGAGCTGCCGCAGTGGCTGTCCGCCAACAAGGGCATCTCGACCACCGGCAACGCTGCGGTCGGCCTGTCGATGTCGGGCAACTCGGCGATCATCCTCTCGGTCTACCACCCCGACCAGTTCATCTATGCCGGGGCGCTGTCGGCGTTCCTGAACCCGTCGGAGGGCAGCTGGCCGTTCCTGATCAACATGGCCATGGGCGACGCGGGTGGCTTCGAGGCCAACGACATGTGGGGCCCGACCGAAGACCCCAACAGCGCGTGGGTGCGCAACGACCCGATGTTGCAGATCCCCAAGATCGTCGCCAACGGCACCCGGCTCTGGGTGTACTGCGGTAACGGCACGCCCAACGAGTTGGGCGGTGCGAACCTGCCCGCCGAGTTCCTCGAAGGGCTGACGATCCGCACCAACCTCACGTTCCGCGACAACTACATCGCCGCGGGCGGCAACAACGGGGTCTTCAACTTCCCGCCGTACGGCACCCACAGCTGGGAGTACTGGGGCCAGCAGCTGCGGGAGATGAAGCCCGACCTGCAGGCGCACCTGGGCGCCGCCTGA
- a CDS encoding acyl-CoA dehydrogenase family protein — MTNTLPSKHGSRPKRADKESAVGLQKHKRTATDLGLALVTPLVGQEFLDRYNLRDPLNRGLKYGVKHAFSAAGAATRQFKRVTGSGNAPARLKKSGSDYFDLTPDDEQKMIVETVSEFAAEVMRPAAREADDAASYPDELVSKANELGIAAINVPENFEGIAAHRAAVTNVLVAEALSYGDMGLALPIVAPAGVASALTHWGSADQQATYLREFAGENVPQACVAIAEPHPLFDPTALKTTAVRTPSGYRLDGVKSLVPAAANAEIFIVAAQLNGKPALFIVESSSQGLSVTADPSMGIRAAALGQVTLDKVTVPLSARLGEEDAPQADIDRDYSEAIALSRLGWAALAVGTAHAVLDYVVPYVKERHAFGEPIAHRQAVAFMCADMAIEFDGLRLITWRGASRADQGLPFAREAALAKRLGTDKGMQIGLDGVQLLGGHGYTKEHPVERWYRDLRAIGVAEGVVVI; from the coding sequence ATGACCAACACCCTGCCGTCGAAACACGGATCACGGCCCAAGCGCGCCGACAAGGAAAGCGCGGTGGGCCTGCAGAAACACAAGCGCACGGCGACCGATCTGGGGCTGGCTCTGGTGACGCCGCTGGTCGGTCAGGAGTTCCTCGACCGCTACAACCTGCGTGACCCGCTCAACCGCGGGCTGAAGTACGGCGTCAAACACGCGTTCTCGGCCGCGGGCGCGGCCACCCGGCAGTTCAAGCGGGTGACCGGCAGCGGCAACGCGCCGGCCCGGCTGAAGAAGAGCGGCTCGGACTACTTCGACCTCACGCCCGACGACGAGCAGAAGATGATCGTCGAGACCGTGAGCGAGTTCGCCGCCGAGGTGATGCGGCCGGCCGCCCGCGAGGCCGACGATGCCGCGTCGTATCCCGACGAACTCGTCAGCAAGGCCAACGAACTCGGGATCGCCGCGATCAACGTGCCCGAGAATTTCGAGGGCATCGCCGCACATCGGGCGGCGGTCACCAACGTGCTGGTCGCCGAGGCACTGTCCTACGGCGACATGGGGCTGGCGCTGCCGATCGTGGCCCCCGCCGGGGTCGCCTCGGCGCTGACCCATTGGGGCAGCGCCGATCAGCAGGCGACCTACCTCAGGGAGTTCGCCGGTGAGAACGTGCCCCAAGCCTGTGTGGCGATCGCCGAGCCTCACCCGCTTTTCGACCCGACGGCGCTGAAGACCACAGCCGTGCGCACGCCGAGCGGCTACCGCCTCGACGGTGTCAAGTCGCTGGTGCCCGCCGCCGCGAACGCCGAAATCTTCATCGTGGCAGCACAACTCAACGGCAAACCGGCGCTGTTCATCGTCGAGTCGTCGTCTCAGGGACTCAGTGTCACGGCCGATCCCAGCATGGGGATCCGTGCCGCGGCGCTCGGCCAGGTCACCCTCGACAAGGTCACCGTGCCGCTCTCCGCGCGGCTCGGCGAGGAGGATGCGCCACAGGCCGACATAGACCGCGATTACTCGGAGGCGATCGCGCTGTCGCGGCTTGGCTGGGCGGCGCTGGCCGTCGGTACCGCACATGCGGTACTCGACTACGTGGTGCCATATGTCAAGGAGCGCCACGCGTTCGGTGAGCCGATCGCCCACCGGCAGGCGGTGGCGTTCATGTGCGCCGACATGGCGATCGAGTTCGACGGGCTGCGGTTGATCACGTGGCGCGGAGCCTCACGCGCCGACCAGGGGCTGCCTTTCGCCCGGGAGGCCGCGCTGGCCAAGCGTCTCGGCACCGACAAGGGCATGCAGATCGGCCTCGACGGCGTGCAGCTTCTCGGCGGCCACGGTTACACCAAGGAACACCCCGTCGAACGCTGGTACCGCGACCTGCGCGCGATCGGCGTCGCCGAGGGCGTAGTAGTCATCTGA
- the hisN gene encoding histidinol-phosphatase, with protein sequence MCSEADDLTLALALADEADALTTARFGAVDLVVETKPDLTPATDADLDVEARIRRRLEEHRPDDAVLGEEFGGTTEFSGRQWVVDPIDGTKNFVRGVPVWATLLALLQDGVPVLGVVSAPALQRRWWAQAGHGAHARAGAEPERRLSVSKVDDLESASLSFSSLSGWAALGLRERFIELTDDVWRVRGFGDFLSYCLLAEGAVDIATEPEVSLWDLAALDILVREAGGTFTNLAGQPGPHGGSAVATNALLHDAVLTRLSQPSR encoded by the coding sequence ATGTGTTCTGAGGCCGATGACCTGACGCTGGCGTTGGCGCTGGCCGACGAGGCCGACGCGTTGACGACGGCGCGCTTCGGTGCGGTGGACCTCGTCGTCGAGACCAAACCCGACCTCACCCCGGCCACCGACGCCGACCTCGACGTCGAGGCGCGAATCCGGCGCCGGCTGGAGGAGCACCGCCCCGACGACGCGGTGCTCGGGGAGGAGTTCGGCGGGACAACGGAGTTCAGCGGGCGCCAGTGGGTCGTCGACCCGATCGACGGCACCAAGAACTTCGTGCGCGGCGTGCCGGTGTGGGCGACGCTGCTCGCCCTGCTGCAGGACGGTGTGCCGGTGCTCGGCGTGGTGAGCGCGCCTGCGCTGCAACGGCGTTGGTGGGCGCAGGCCGGGCACGGCGCCCACGCCCGAGCGGGTGCCGAACCCGAGCGGCGACTGTCGGTGTCCAAGGTCGACGACCTGGAATCGGCGAGCCTGTCGTTCTCGAGCCTGTCGGGCTGGGCGGCGCTCGGGCTGCGTGAGCGCTTCATCGAGTTGACCGACGACGTGTGGCGGGTGCGTGGCTTCGGCGACTTCCTGTCGTACTGCCTGCTGGCCGAGGGGGCCGTCGACATCGCCACCGAACCCGAGGTGTCGCTGTGGGATCTGGCCGCGCTCGACATCCTGGTCCGCGAGGCCGGCGGAACGTTCACGAACCTGGCCGGACAGCCGGGCCCACACGGCGGCAGCGCGGTCGCCACCAACGCGCTGCTGCATGACGCGGTGTTGACCAGGCTTTCTCAGCCGTCCCGATAG